From the Streptomyces sp. Tu 2975 genome, one window contains:
- a CDS encoding pectate lyase: MSRHKRSLRRRRTIAALGAALGLTVTGIVTTSMLNTAGAATAWPKPNGSSPVTATIEVSGTYDGGLKRFHGSGDLGDGGQGEGQPPIFKLKDGAVLKNVVLGSPAADGVHCMGSCTLQNVWWEDVGEDAASFKGKSAGSVYTVYGGGARKASDKVFQFNGAGKLVVTKFQVSDFGKLVRSCGNCSTQYKRSIIVNDVDVTAPGKSLVGINTNYGDTAALRNVRIHGDSSRKIKPCIRYTGNDSGDEPAETGSGPDGTYCRYSSSDIGYN; encoded by the coding sequence ATGAGCCGACACAAGCGGAGCCTCCGGCGCCGCAGGACGATCGCCGCGCTGGGTGCGGCGCTCGGGCTGACCGTGACCGGGATCGTCACCACCAGCATGCTCAACACGGCCGGAGCGGCGACCGCGTGGCCCAAGCCCAACGGCAGCTCGCCCGTGACCGCAACCATCGAGGTGTCCGGCACGTACGACGGCGGGCTGAAGCGGTTCCACGGCAGCGGTGACCTCGGTGACGGCGGCCAGGGCGAGGGCCAACCCCCGATCTTCAAGCTGAAGGACGGCGCCGTACTGAAGAACGTCGTCCTCGGCTCGCCGGCCGCCGACGGCGTCCACTGCATGGGCAGTTGCACGCTGCAGAACGTCTGGTGGGAGGACGTCGGCGAGGACGCCGCCAGCTTCAAGGGCAAGTCCGCGGGCTCCGTCTACACCGTCTACGGCGGCGGCGCGCGGAAGGCGTCCGACAAGGTCTTCCAGTTCAACGGGGCGGGGAAGCTGGTCGTCACCAAGTTCCAGGTCTCCGATTTCGGCAAGCTGGTCCGCTCCTGCGGCAACTGCTCCACGCAGTACAAGCGGTCGATCATCGTCAACGACGTGGACGTCACCGCGCCGGGGAAGTCCCTCGTGGGCATCAACACCAACTACGGTGACACGGCGGCCCTGCGCAACGTCCGGATCCACGGCGACAGCAGCCGGAAGATCAAACCCTGCATCCGCTACACGGGCAACGACTCCGGCGACGAACCGGCCGAGACCGGCAGCGGTCCCGACGGCACGTACTGCCGGTACAGCTCCTCGGACATCGGTTACAACTGA